TAATTCCTCAAAAAGGCCGGAAGACAGGGCAAGATTGTAAATACAATATGGGGCTTGACCGCCTTTTGTTGGATCGTGGGAAATATCATGAATTACAAGATATCCACCGGGAAGCAGATGAGACGCCCAGCTATTATAGTCGATAAATGCTGCCTCAAATGTGTGACCGCCATCAATAAAGATCATGCCAAGGGGGGTTGACCAGCATCGGGAAACAGTTTCTGACTTGGCAACGATAGGAATAACTGTATCTTCCAGCGAGAGATCACGGATTACTCTTCTGAATATTCTGAATGTGTCGATCAAACCGGTCTCATGGTCAATGAGATCCGGATCAAAATATTCCTGACCGGATTGCTGTTCTTCAGATCCTCTGTGATGGTCAATAGAGAAAAGGACACCCCCATTTTTTTTACAGCCCATTCCGATATATGCAGCAGATTTTCCACAATAGCTTCCAATCTCCAGGCAGGGGCCTAATTTGCTCGCTTCTCCTGACAGTTTATAAAGATGGAATGCTTCCTCATTCGAAAGGAAACCCTTAAAAACAAACGTTTGTAAATTTTCAATAGTCGTCATGAGTCTCATGCCTCGTCTACGGTAAGGTTTATATGTTGATAGCATTGTGCCATTTTAAAATTCATATACGTATCGTCATAGTATTGCAAGGAATTGCAAATATAAAAAAACCTCACTTTTTGACTTGATTATATCAATATATAGTAGTATTGTATCTTGCTACCCCAACATATTGGGTAAAATAATTGCGCTGAGATATAACTTTCACTATGCAAACAAGGAGGGGTGTTCTCATGCATGGAAAGATAAAAAAAAGGGATGACCGATTAGTAAAATTCAATGCGGAAAAGATAACCAATGCCATTGCGAAGGCCGGAGCTGCAACGGGTGAGTTTGATGGTGATGGAACTATAGCAAGGAAACTCACGATAAAAGTTCTTAATTTAGCAGAAAAACTCTTCGACGATAAAGTAATAACGGTGGAAGAAATTCAGGACATCGTTGAAGAGGTGCTTTTATCTTCTCCTTACCGCCGAACCGCTAAGGCTTATATCATATATAGAGATCAGCATGCCAGATTAAGGGAAATTACCAATAAAATGGAGGTTGATTTAGTTGATCAGTATCTGAAGAAGAAAGACTGGAAAATTAATGAGAACAGCAATATGGATTATTCCTTGCAGGGTTTGAATAACTATATATCTTCCGAAGTCAGCAAGGTGTACTGGTTAAACGAGATTTATTCACCGGAAATTAGGAAGGCCCACACGGATGGTGATTTCCATATCCATGATTTAAGCCTTCTTTCCGTTTATTGTGTTGGTTGGGATTTGTATGATCTTCTTATGCAGGGCTTCAGAGGTGTGTCCGGGAAAGTTGAAAGCAAACCGGCTAAGCACCTTCGCAGTGCTCTGGGACAGGTTGTCAATTTCTTTTATACCCTTCAGGGAGAAGCAGCCGGAGCCCAGGCCTTCTCAAATTTTGATACCCTTCTTGCACCTTTCATAAGATACGACGGTTTGACTTATAATGAAATTAAACAGGCTTTACAGGAATTTATTTTTAATATTAACGTTCCGACAAGGGTAGGTTTTCAGACACCATTTACCAACGTCACCTTAGATGTAAAGGTGCCAAAATACTATGCTAATCAAAATGTCATTATCGGTGGTAAACCACAGCAGGAGACATTCAGCGATTTTCAGAATGAGATGAATCTCTTCAACAAAGCGTTTCTTCAGGTGATGGCTGATGGTGACGCCAAGGGCAGGGTATTCACTTTTCCAATTCCAACATACAACGTGACAAAGGAATTCAACTGGGAAGACCGTAATCTTGATGGCCTATGGGAAATGACGGCTAAGTATGGGGTGCCCTATTTTTCTAATTTTATAAATTCAGATATGAATCCGGAAGATGCGAGGAGCATGTGCTGTAGACTTCGCATTGATAATAGAGAATTGGAGAAAAGAGGCGGGGGGCTTTTTGGTTCCAATCCTTTAACGGGCTCTATCGGCGTGATTACAATGAATATGCCGAGAATAGGTTACCTTTCTAAGACAGAAGATGAATTTATAGAACGGCTGAAAAGATTAATGAGCATTGCGAAGGATAGTTTGGAAACAAAGAGAAAAGTCCTTGAAAAATTTACAGAAGGAAACCTCTATCCTTATACGAAATATTATTTAAGAGATGTAAAGAAGCGTTTTAACGAATACTGGAAGAATCACTTTTCAACTATCGGGCTCGTTGGCATGAATGAAGCCTGCCATAATTTTCTTGGTAAAAATATTGCTACCCAGGAAGGACAGATGTTCACCCTGCGCGTATTGGATTTTATGAGAAAAAGCCTTTTGGAATTTCAAAAAGAAACGGGGAATAACTATAATCTTGAATCGACGCCTGCTGAAGGTACATCGTACCGTCTTGCAAAAATTGATCGGACGAAATATCCTGATATAATCAGCGCCAATCAGAGTGGAAACATTAAAGGGGAACCATTTTATACAAACTCGACACAACTTCCTGTGAACTTTACGGACGATATATTTGAAGCGCTCGATATTCAGGATGAGATTCAGGCAAAATACACGGGGGGGACGGTTTTCCATACATATGCAGGTGAAAGAATACAAGATCCGACTTCTGTAAAAGCGCTTGTAAAAAAAATATGCACCAATTATCATTTGCCCTACCTTACATTCACGCCCACTTTTAGCGTCTGTCCCTCTCATGGATATTTAAACGGCGAGATGAAAACATGTCCAATATGTCAGGAATCTTGTGAAGTATATTCTCGTGTAGTTGGTTATCTGCGACCTATAAAACAGTGGAATTTGGGGAAGCAGGAAGAATTTAGGGAGAGGAGGGTTTTCAGTTTTTAAAAGATGAAAATTGGGGGCTTGCAGAAAGTATCATTAATTGAATATCCGGGTAAAATCTGTGCAATTATATTTACACAGGGCTGTAATTTTAATTGCCCCTATTGCTATAATGCAGAATTGGTAGATCCCAATCTCTACCGAGAATGCCTGCCGGAAGATGAGATATTTTCATTTTTAGCAAAGCGTAAGGGGAAGCTTGATGCGGTGACGATCACGGGAGGCGAACCGACAATACAACCCGACTTGATTGAGTTTGTAAAGTATGTTAGAAAAATCGGGTATTTAATTAAAATAGATACAAACGGTTCTTATCCTAAGGTAATAGAAAAACTCATTAGCAAAAAACTGGTGGACTACATTGCCATGGATCTAAAAGGACCCTTGAGTAAATACAGGATCGTGACGAGGTCACAAATTAATGAGGATGAAATCAAACAGAGTATAGAAATAATTATGAAATCAGGAATACCGTATGAATTCCGCACAACTATCCTGAAACAATTACTTGATGAAAATGATATTTTAGAAATTGGGAATTTAATTAAAGGTGCAAGCCTTTACATATTGCAGCAGTTTGTTCCTACAAAAACACTTGATAAAAATTTTCACAATTATGAGGCATATACACTGGAGGAAATGCACTCTTTTAGGGATAAACTTAAGAAAGACGTATCGGTTGCCTTTGTTCGATAAATCGAAATAAGCAATGATACGGTGATCCTAATATCATAATATGGATAAAGATAAAGAAACAAGCCCCATTTATTATACCGACGGCGATCAAATTAATGAACTGCTGAGCAAGCTGGTATCAGAAGTAAAGGGCTTTACAGAGAAACAGCTCGATCAAATCAGAAGGTTGAATCAGATAGGAACAGCTCTGTCAGCTGAAAGGAACCTCGACAGGCTATTAGAAATGATCGTCGATGAAGCGAGGGAATTTACCAACGCCGATGGCGGCACTCTGTATATTATGTCTGATGACGAAAATGAACTCCATTTTGCAATAGTACAGAACACTTCATTAAATGTCCGTATGGGAGGAACGGGTGGAAAGATTACATGGCCACCGGTAAAGTTAAAGAATCCGGATGGAAGTCCCAATCATGCGAATGTCTCTGCATACGCTGCATTTACACATAAAGTCGTTAATATTTCTGATGTTTATCATGCGGAGGGGTTTAATTTTGAAGGCACAAGAAAATTCGATGCTGATACGGGGTATCGCTCCAGATCCATGCTTGTTGTGCCCATGCGGAATCATGAAAATGATATTATCGGCGTTCTCCAGTTATTGAATGCTCAAATGCCGATAACGAAGGAGGTTATTTCATTTTCACTTGAAAATCAGAAAATGACGGAATCTCTGGCATCCCAGGCAGCAGTTGCCATCTCCAATAATCGACTTATCCATGATCTGGAAGAACTGTTAGAGTCCTTTATCAAATCTATCGCTATGGCGATTGATGAGAAATCTCCTTATACGGGAGGTCATGTTCGTCGGGTTTCTGAATTGACAATGACCATTGCGGGAAAGATAAACGAAGCCAAAGAAGGACCATATGCCGGCATTTACTTTAACGAAGACAAATTGAAGGAGCTTCACATCTCGGCATGGCTTCATGATGTGGGTAAGATAACTACCCCGGAATTCATTATTGATAAGGCAAGAAAACTTGAAACAATTTATGACAGGATTGGAAACTTAAAGGTACGTTTTGAGGTTCTCAAAAGGGACTATGTTATTGCAGAACTGAAGAAAGGAAATATACAAAAAGGGGAAAAAGGTCCAGAAATAGCAATTAACGATTATGATAAATGCGCTAAAGATTTTGAAGCAGATTATGAATTCCTCGTAGATGTTAACACGGGAAGCAAATTCATGGACGAAAAGATGCTTGAACGGCTGAAGAGCATAGCTGCAAGACAATTGAGCTTTGATGGAGATTTTCAAAATCTGCTGAGCGATGATGAAATTTATTATCTTAGTATTCCTATGGGAACACTTACAAACGAAGAGAAAGAAATCATCAAAAATCACGTAACTGTTACCCACAAAATGCTTTCTCATCTTCCTTTTCCAAAAAAATTAAAAAATGTTTCCTATTATGCATCAGCTCACCATGAGAAAATCGATGGCGCCGGTTATCCATTGGGATTAAAAGGCGACCAGATTCCCCTCCAGGCCCGTATTATAGCATTGGCGGATATATTCGATGCATTAACAGCGAAAGACAGGCCGTACAAGAAAGAAAAAACCCTGTCGGAAGCAATAAAGATAATGGGATATATGGTGAAGGACAAACATATCGATGCGGATCTGTTCGAGCTTTTTATCAAGGAGCGAATTTATCTGGATTACGCAAGGAGAGAATTGACACCACACCAGATTGATATTGTTTAATTGTAAGAATTCGGACTTGAGTTGATAGTTTGATAGAGAAGGGACAAGTTATTTCTTAACGTTTAATAGATTTGATCTCATTTTCAATTTCCTGAGATTTATCAGAGTATTTGGGATAATATCTCAATGCTTCCTTGAAGTGAAAAAGGGCGCTATCCATCTTTTTTTTCTTTTTGAAATAGATTCCGAAATTGTAATGTGAATCGCCAGGGTTGTTTGTCTTCCCATAAGCCATAGCAATACTATAAAAAATATCTGCATCATCAATTTTCTTTTTTTCGAGTATTTTGTAAAGGTTCAATGCTGATACATAATCGCCCTGTAACTCGTACGACCTTCCAAGATAGAGCACTGTATCTAAATCGTCTTCATTAAGAGTTAAGGCCCTACGAAGTAAGACAACTGCTTCGGATGTCCTCCCGAGTTTGAAATAGGCAATTCCAAGATCTCGTGTGATGTCTCCGTCATTAGGAGACAGGCTTAAGGCTTTGAGAAAGTTAGCGAGAGATTCGACAGTTTGCCCGAGTCTGTCCTGTATCACGGCAATTCCATAAAGTGCATCAACGTCGTTTTGGTTCTTCTGTAATTCATTTTTGAAATATTTAAGACTCACGTCGAGATTTTTTTCCCCAAACATCAGGAGGGCTTGTATCCTTTTAAAATTTCCAATAATACTTTTTGCACCTTTATGAGTATATGTAGTTTGCAGAAGAGCGTCGATGTAGGTGATTCTTTCATCTGTCCCCGGATGGGTGAGAAAGTAGGACGGAATACTATTTGAGTAAAACTCATATCTCCTCATTATTTTTAACATATCTAACATGGCTTTACTGTCATATCCCGCACTGGCAACATAATACATACCAAGCCTGTCCGCCTCTTCTTCATGTTCACGGCTGTATTTAAGATTTAAGCTCGTGGCTGCTGCTAATGAAAAGCTCATTACAGCGGCAGAAAGGTCTCCTCCGCCGCCAAGAAATGCACCGGCGAGAATGGCAGCGAGTGTAGCAATTCCTACCTTCTGAGATTTTTCAATGATACTGGCAATATGCCTGGCATTTACATGAGCTATTTCGTGCGCCAGTACGGCGGAAAGCTCACTTTCAGTTTCGACCATGTTGATTAAGCCTCTGTTGACGTAGACATAACCTCCAGGAGTCGCAAAGGCATTTATTGCGGAGCTTTTAATAACAGAGAATCGATAATCGAAAGGTGCCTTCTGACTATGCGAAAGCACCTTATTCCCGAGTTCATTGATATACATGTTTATCTTTTGATCATGGATCAGAACGTTACTTTTTTCCAGTTTTTCGTAAAATTCTTTTCCGAGTTTTTTTTCATCTTCAAGGGTAAAAGATGCGTGTGCCAATCCTGTATTTTGAAATAATGAACTAAGAATAACAAAAACTAATAATATTAAAGTATTTATTCTTCTAAAAGTATCGAATTTATTCAAATGTAAACCTCAATATTTTTAAGCCGGTTTTACCTAATAGGTATTTTCCCCCGGGGTAATTTTCATTTTTATGATTTAATAATGATGCTTTCAAATGTTACGATCACCTTATTATTCATATCATTTATTTCAATCCATTGTAATATATAAAATATGCAACGTTTAATGTACGTTTACCTTTAATATTGTTAAGGTATGATCATTATGTTATAGCAATTCAGTCTGAAATTGAGCCATGTAAGAGCCACTTGTACGTATGGAGGATAAAAGAATGAATGAAATGGGAATTCAATGATGAAAAAAGGACTGGTTATTACAATCGACGGACCTGCCGGTGCAGGTAAAAGTACGATCAGCAAGGTTCTCGCAAATAAAATGTCCTATATTTATCTCGATACAGGTGCGCTGTATAGAGCAGTTGCCTATAAAATTATCAATGATGGGATTTCGCCGGATAATCCAAAAGAGCTTTCAGATTTGTGTCATCGAATAAAGATTTATCTTCGAAATGTGGATGGAAATTTGAATGTATTTATCGATAGTGAAAATGTGACTAAAAAGATAAGGAGTGAGGAAGTGGGCCTTCTTGCGTCAAAAGTATCTGCAATTTCCATCGTAAGAAGCACACTTTTATCGATTCAGCGGGAGGCAGGCGAAAAAGGAGGTATAGTCGCCGAGGGTAGAGACATGGGGACAGTAGTATTTCCAGATGCTGATTGTAAATTTTATCTTGATGCAGGCGAGGGAGAAAGAGTTAGAAGGCGTTACAATGAATTGCTAACGCGAGGAAACAGAGCTGACTATCGGGAAATTGAAAGAGATTTAATAGTGAGGGACAGGCAAGATCGAGAAAGAGAAATAGCTCCTTTAAAGGCTTCTCAAGATGCAATTATCGTAGACTCTTCAAATATGAGCATTTTTGAAGTCGTCGATACGATGATGTCAGTAATTAAAAGCCGCTTGGGGGAAAAATTCAACTGAGTAAGCAGTTGTAATATCTATAAGTGAAGTGTATTTTACTATTCATCAACTTTGATTTGTATAACGATCAGAAATAAAAAAAGCTCTATCGAGCGTTAATGTAGTTTCATTTGAATTTGCTTGATATTTCATAACCAGTATGTTACGTCACCATGTGCTTGAAAAAGTATTTTTATAAAATTCAGGGGGTAATGGTTTAATGGTTAACGGTAATAACTTAATAGCTGATGAAAATCATGAAGGTAAGCAAGTAAATGAAAAAGTTTCAGCCGGTGGTAAAGAAGAGGATATCGGTTTCAGAGAATTGTATGAACAGAGTCTGCAGAGCGTGCAGCTTGGTGAAATAGTTATCGGAAAGGTTGTCCAAATAAACAGTGATGTCGTTATGGTTGATGTGGGCTGGAAGACGGAAGGTTACATTCCAGCCAGAGAATTGAAAGATGATGAAGGGAATATCCCCCTTGCTGTCGGTGATCAAGTAGAAGTCCTGGTTGACAGAAGAGACTCGGATGGTAATCTGGTCTTGTCGAGGGATAAGGCTTTAAAAATTAAAATATGGGATGATGTAAAAAATGCCTGCGAGCATAATACCCCCGTCAAAGGTATAGTTATAGAAAGAGTTAAGGGTGGGCTGTCCGTCGATATTGGAATTTTGGCTTTCCTGCCCGGTTCGCAGGTTGATGTTCGTCCGGTAAGAGATCTTGATAAATATGTAGGACAAACATTGATGTTCAATGTTCTTAAATATGACAGGAAGAGAAACAATGTCGTATTATCGAGGAGATCGATATTAGAACATGAAAGGATAGAGGCTAAGAGAGAGACCCTTGAGGGCATTGATGAAGGAAAGATTATGGAAGGGGTCATTAAGAATATAACCGATTATGGACTTTTCATTGATTTGGGGGGCATTGATGGCCTACTTCATGTGACAGACATATCATGGGGAAGGATTGCACGACCATCTGATAATTTTTCCAAAGGTGACAAGATAACGGTGAAAGTCCTTTCTTTTGACAGAGAGAAAGAAAGGGTTTCCCTTGGTTTGAAACAACTGACGGATAATCCGTGGGAGAATATTAGCGAAAAATATCCAGTTGGATCTATCGTTGAAGGCAAAGTAGTAAACCTTACGGATTACGGAGTCTTTGTAGAACTGGAACCGGGAGTGGAAGGCCTTGTCCATATCACGGAGATGTTCTGGACAAGAGAGATTAAGCATCCATCTAAGGTTTTATCCATGGGTGAAAATGTTAAAGTCATGGTTTTAGATGTAAATCCTGAGGCAAAGCGCGTTTCCCTTGGATTGAAACAAACAGCGGAGAATCCGTGGGAAGCACTGAAACAAAAATATCCCGAGGGGAGCCTTGTTAAGGGCGTAATCAGGAATATTACGAACTTTGGTTTTTTCGTCGGTATTGAAGAAGGTATAGATGGTCTTGTTCACGTATCTGATATTTCCTGGAAGCAAAATATTAAACATCCTTCGGAATTGTTTAAAAAGGGCCAGGAAATTGAGGCTATGGTTTTGAATATTGATGTAGAAAACGAAAAATTTTCTCTCGGAATCAAGCAGGTGGATAAGAACCCCTGGGATGAAAATAATTTTAAGTATGCAACAGGATCAATCATTAAAGGAAAGGTAACTAACGTCACAGACTTCGGTATTTTTGTAGAACTCGAGGAAGGTGTAGAAGGCTTGGTTCATATTTCAGAATTAAGTCAAAAAAGGGTAAAATCTGCATCAGAAATATATGCAGTTGGCGATACTGTATCGGCAATAGTTAAAAGCGTTGACTTGCTGAATAGAAGAATCAGGTTGAGCATAAAGGACTACGAATCAGCATCTGAGGGATATTCGGTGACTCAGTACATTAACAACAAGGAGAATATTGGTTCAAATCTTGGGAAGGTCATGGCAGATGTGAAAATTGCGGACACTGAGAAAGGATAACATCAAACCATGAGAAAACACCCGGTCTTATTAGGGATATTTCTTTTGTTTCTTGTTGGTGCGGCATTTTTTCTGCTGGTATATGCTTTAGGGTCCGTAACTGAAGATAAACAATCATTTTCGCTTAACAATAAAGTGGGTGTTGTAAAAATAGAAGGGTTCATTGGCGATACACACGATGTTGTAGAACAGATGAATCAATTTGGTAAAGACGACAGTATTAAAGCAGTTATTCTGAGAATTGATTCCCCGGGTGGCGGCGTTGCTTCCTCACAGGAGATATACCAAGCCGTAAATGACCTAAAAAAGAAGAAAAAGGTTGTAGCCTCTATGGGCTCTGTCGCAGCATCAGGGGGTTATATGGTGGCGTGTGCCACAGATAAGATTGTAGCCAACCCTGGTACTCTTACCGGTAGTATTTCTGCAGTTATGCACTTTGCTAACGTTGAGGAGCTATTAAAAAAGGTGGGTCTTAAGGCGTCGGTTGTTAAAAGTGGGAAATTTAAAGACATAGGATCGCCGGTAAGGGAAATGACGCCCGATGAAAAGGCGTTACTCCAAGACTTGGTTGATGATATCTCCGATCAATTTATTGAGATGGTTTCCAAGGATAGGAACATTCCCAAAGAAAATGTGAGAAAGATCGCTGATGGAAGGGTTTTTACGGGCAGGCAGGCGCATAAATTGGGTCTTGTCGATTATTTAGGCGACATGGGGTATGCTGTAACACTTGCAGGTGAAATGGCAG
This is a stretch of genomic DNA from Deltaproteobacteria bacterium. It encodes these proteins:
- a CDS encoding class I SAM-dependent methyltransferase translates to MTTIENLQTFVFKGFLSNEEAFHLYKLSGEASKLGPCLEIGSYCGKSAAYIGMGCKKNGGVLFSIDHHRGSEEQQSGQEYFDPDLIDHETGLIDTFRIFRRVIRDLSLEDTVIPIVAKSETVSRCWSTPLGMIFIDGGHTFEAAFIDYNSWASHLLPGGYLVIHDISHDPTKGGQAPYCIYNLALSSGLFEELPMVNTLGVLKRTTCGTITQKALSKWYEFK
- a CDS encoding ribonucleoside triphosphate reductase, which encodes MHGKIKKRDDRLVKFNAEKITNAIAKAGAATGEFDGDGTIARKLTIKVLNLAEKLFDDKVITVEEIQDIVEEVLLSSPYRRTAKAYIIYRDQHARLREITNKMEVDLVDQYLKKKDWKINENSNMDYSLQGLNNYISSEVSKVYWLNEIYSPEIRKAHTDGDFHIHDLSLLSVYCVGWDLYDLLMQGFRGVSGKVESKPAKHLRSALGQVVNFFYTLQGEAAGAQAFSNFDTLLAPFIRYDGLTYNEIKQALQEFIFNINVPTRVGFQTPFTNVTLDVKVPKYYANQNVIIGGKPQQETFSDFQNEMNLFNKAFLQVMADGDAKGRVFTFPIPTYNVTKEFNWEDRNLDGLWEMTAKYGVPYFSNFINSDMNPEDARSMCCRLRIDNRELEKRGGGLFGSNPLTGSIGVITMNMPRIGYLSKTEDEFIERLKRLMSIAKDSLETKRKVLEKFTEGNLYPYTKYYLRDVKKRFNEYWKNHFSTIGLVGMNEACHNFLGKNIATQEGQMFTLRVLDFMRKSLLEFQKETGNNYNLESTPAEGTSYRLAKIDRTKYPDIISANQSGNIKGEPFYTNSTQLPVNFTDDIFEALDIQDEIQAKYTGGTVFHTYAGERIQDPTSVKALVKKICTNYHLPYLTFTPTFSVCPSHGYLNGEMKTCPICQESCEVYSRVVGYLRPIKQWNLGKQEEFRERRVFSF
- a CDS encoding anaerobic ribonucleoside-triphosphate reductase activating protein — its product is MQKVSLIEYPGKICAIIFTQGCNFNCPYCYNAELVDPNLYRECLPEDEIFSFLAKRKGKLDAVTITGGEPTIQPDLIEFVKYVRKIGYLIKIDTNGSYPKVIEKLISKKLVDYIAMDLKGPLSKYRIVTRSQINEDEIKQSIEIIMKSGIPYEFRTTILKQLLDENDILEIGNLIKGASLYILQQFVPTKTLDKNFHNYEAYTLEEMHSFRDKLKKDVSVAFVR
- the sppA gene encoding signal peptide peptidase SppA, which codes for MRKHPVLLGIFLLFLVGAAFFLLVYALGSVTEDKQSFSLNNKVGVVKIEGFIGDTHDVVEQMNQFGKDDSIKAVILRIDSPGGGVASSQEIYQAVNDLKKKKKVVASMGSVAASGGYMVACATDKIVANPGTLTGSISAVMHFANVEELLKKVGLKASVVKSGKFKDIGSPVREMTPDEKALLQDLVDDISDQFIEMVSKDRNIPKENVRKIADGRVFTGRQAHKLGLVDYLGDMGYAVTLAGEMAGIKGKPDIVYPKKKGLKFWDYFFREMFIALEGQIKGKVEHLNGILYLSPIVSY
- a CDS encoding M48 family metalloprotease, with the protein product MNKFDTFRRINTLILLVFVILSSLFQNTGLAHASFTLEDEKKLGKEFYEKLEKSNVLIHDQKINMYINELGNKVLSHSQKAPFDYRFSVIKSSAINAFATPGGYVYVNRGLINMVETESELSAVLAHEIAHVNARHIASIIEKSQKVGIATLAAILAGAFLGGGGDLSAAVMSFSLAAATSLNLKYSREHEEEADRLGMYYVASAGYDSKAMLDMLKIMRRYEFYSNSIPSYFLTHPGTDERITYIDALLQTTYTHKGAKSIIGNFKRIQALLMFGEKNLDVSLKYFKNELQKNQNDVDALYGIAVIQDRLGQTVESLANFLKALSLSPNDGDITRDLGIAYFKLGRTSEAVVLLRRALTLNEDDLDTVLYLGRSYELQGDYVSALNLYKILEKKKIDDADIFYSIAMAYGKTNNPGDSHYNFGIYFKKKKKMDSALFHFKEALRYYPKYSDKSQEIENEIKSIKR
- a CDS encoding GAF domain-containing protein, which codes for MDKDKETSPIYYTDGDQINELLSKLVSEVKGFTEKQLDQIRRLNQIGTALSAERNLDRLLEMIVDEAREFTNADGGTLYIMSDDENELHFAIVQNTSLNVRMGGTGGKITWPPVKLKNPDGSPNHANVSAYAAFTHKVVNISDVYHAEGFNFEGTRKFDADTGYRSRSMLVVPMRNHENDIIGVLQLLNAQMPITKEVISFSLENQKMTESLASQAAVAISNNRLIHDLEELLESFIKSIAMAIDEKSPYTGGHVRRVSELTMTIAGKINEAKEGPYAGIYFNEDKLKELHISAWLHDVGKITTPEFIIDKARKLETIYDRIGNLKVRFEVLKRDYVIAELKKGNIQKGEKGPEIAINDYDKCAKDFEADYEFLVDVNTGSKFMDEKMLERLKSIAARQLSFDGDFQNLLSDDEIYYLSIPMGTLTNEEKEIIKNHVTVTHKMLSHLPFPKKLKNVSYYASAHHEKIDGAGYPLGLKGDQIPLQARIIALADIFDALTAKDRPYKKEKTLSEAIKIMGYMVKDKHIDADLFELFIKERIYLDYARRELTPHQIDIV
- a CDS encoding 30S ribosomal protein S1, coding for MVNGNNLIADENHEGKQVNEKVSAGGKEEDIGFRELYEQSLQSVQLGEIVIGKVVQINSDVVMVDVGWKTEGYIPARELKDDEGNIPLAVGDQVEVLVDRRDSDGNLVLSRDKALKIKIWDDVKNACEHNTPVKGIVIERVKGGLSVDIGILAFLPGSQVDVRPVRDLDKYVGQTLMFNVLKYDRKRNNVVLSRRSILEHERIEAKRETLEGIDEGKIMEGVIKNITDYGLFIDLGGIDGLLHVTDISWGRIARPSDNFSKGDKITVKVLSFDREKERVSLGLKQLTDNPWENISEKYPVGSIVEGKVVNLTDYGVFVELEPGVEGLVHITEMFWTREIKHPSKVLSMGENVKVMVLDVNPEAKRVSLGLKQTAENPWEALKQKYPEGSLVKGVIRNITNFGFFVGIEEGIDGLVHVSDISWKQNIKHPSELFKKGQEIEAMVLNIDVENEKFSLGIKQVDKNPWDENNFKYATGSIIKGKVTNVTDFGIFVELEEGVEGLVHISELSQKRVKSASEIYAVGDTVSAIVKSVDLLNRRIRLSIKDYESASEGYSVTQYINNKENIGSNLGKVMADVKIADTEKG
- the cmk gene encoding (d)CMP kinase — translated: MMKKGLVITIDGPAGAGKSTISKVLANKMSYIYLDTGALYRAVAYKIINDGISPDNPKELSDLCHRIKIYLRNVDGNLNVFIDSENVTKKIRSEEVGLLASKVSAISIVRSTLLSIQREAGEKGGIVAEGRDMGTVVFPDADCKFYLDAGEGERVRRRYNELLTRGNRADYREIERDLIVRDRQDREREIAPLKASQDAIIVDSSNMSIFEVVDTMMSVIKSRLGEKFN